In one window of Planctomycetia bacterium DNA:
- a CDS encoding amidohydrolase, with protein sequence MFQTRRFAIISVLMAFLGSSTFAQTSSLQDVAGTAGSKPLPSVTIYQAKEIITLDPTKPKADAVAVVGSRILATGTLEEMKAAIGKQPFTIDETFKDKVIVPGFISQHDHPVLAALTLASEVLSIEEWKLPSGTMPAVKDKSDFVSRLTMAEKKMTSPEEPLVTWGYHESFFGKLSRGDLDTISTTRPILVWGRSCHEIILNTAAMKKAGITQELVNGWTASQREQSNYEKGHFWEQGVFAAFAKVATMIATPERLTRGLLLSRDYMHSKGITFGNEPGGILVKPLQDAVNTVFAQPGMPFRWTWMVDGKTMADKYKDDNQVLVESEKLKSWYPGMTSLSDKMVKLFSDGAIYSQLMQVREPYLDGHKGEWMTDLDVFERAFRIYWDAGYQIHIHVNGDAGLDRLLDTLEKNIRRKPRFDHRTTIVHFAVSAKDQVERIKRLGCIVSANPYYVTALADNYGKVGLGPERADQMVRLGDVERANVSYSFHSDMPMAPADPLFLMWCGVNRITSSGRIAGENQRVSREGALRAVTIDAAYSLKSEKELGSIVSGKLANFTILDENPVTCDATKIKDIKVWGTVHEGRVLPVGSTKTSSAIPLHSETKVAQLPTSRGRWFEEEPASMKRFNWNAQTSVPALCPPGCSCSIGHFLGMHVATQIVQRSGVR encoded by the coding sequence ATGTTTCAGACTCGCAGATTCGCCATCATCAGTGTGCTGATGGCATTTCTTGGAAGTTCCACTTTTGCCCAGACATCGTCTCTTCAGGATGTAGCAGGCACAGCGGGTAGCAAGCCGCTCCCATCCGTGACCATCTACCAGGCGAAAGAGATTATTACCCTGGATCCCACTAAGCCGAAGGCCGATGCCGTTGCCGTTGTGGGAAGCAGGATTCTGGCTACAGGAACACTGGAAGAGATGAAGGCCGCCATTGGCAAACAACCGTTCACGATTGATGAAACATTTAAGGACAAGGTCATCGTCCCCGGTTTCATTTCTCAGCACGATCACCCCGTGCTCGCAGCCCTCACCTTGGCTTCGGAGGTTCTGTCCATTGAAGAGTGGAAGTTGCCTTCAGGAACGATGCCGGCAGTAAAGGACAAATCGGATTTCGTGTCGCGGTTGACCATGGCGGAGAAGAAGATGACTTCCCCGGAAGAGCCCCTTGTCACATGGGGTTATCATGAAAGTTTCTTTGGTAAATTGTCCCGCGGCGATCTGGATACGATCAGTACAACCCGGCCGATCCTGGTATGGGGCCGATCATGCCATGAAATCATTCTGAATACTGCTGCGATGAAAAAGGCAGGAATTACTCAGGAGTTGGTCAATGGCTGGACCGCCTCGCAGCGAGAGCAATCGAACTATGAGAAAGGCCACTTCTGGGAGCAAGGTGTATTCGCAGCATTTGCAAAAGTGGCCACGATGATCGCTACTCCGGAACGCCTCACCAGAGGATTGCTGCTGTCACGCGATTACATGCACAGCAAAGGCATTACCTTTGGTAACGAACCTGGTGGTATTCTGGTCAAACCGCTGCAGGATGCGGTGAACACTGTTTTCGCACAACCTGGTATGCCCTTTCGCTGGACCTGGATGGTTGATGGCAAGACGATGGCGGATAAATACAAGGATGACAACCAGGTCCTGGTGGAATCCGAAAAGTTGAAATCGTGGTATCCTGGCATGACGAGTTTGTCAGACAAGATGGTGAAACTCTTTTCTGATGGAGCCATTTACTCACAATTGATGCAGGTGCGAGAGCCCTACCTGGATGGGCACAAGGGCGAGTGGATGACTGATCTCGATGTCTTTGAGCGAGCGTTCCGCATCTATTGGGACGCCGGCTACCAAATCCACATTCATGTGAATGGCGATGCCGGATTGGACCGACTGCTGGATACTCTGGAGAAGAACATTCGGCGCAAGCCTCGTTTCGATCACCGGACCACCATCGTCCACTTCGCAGTGAGCGCCAAAGACCAGGTGGAACGGATCAAGAGGCTCGGATGCATCGTCAGCGCTAATCCTTACTACGTAACCGCACTGGCCGATAACTATGGCAAAGTGGGACTGGGACCTGAACGAGCGGACCAGATGGTTCGACTGGGTGACGTAGAGCGAGCTAATGTCTCGTACTCCTTCCATTCCGACATGCCCATGGCCCCGGCCGATCCGCTCTTCCTGATGTGGTGCGGGGTGAACCGCATCACATCGTCAGGCCGTATCGCCGGCGAAAACCAGCGAGTGAGCCGTGAAGGCGCGTTACGTGCTGTCACGATTGATGCAGCTTACTCGCTGAAAAGCGAAAAGGAGCTTGGCAGCATCGTTTCCGGCAAGCTGGCGAATTTCACGATTCTTGATGAGAACCCTGTTACTTGTGATGCTACCAAAATCAAGGACATCAAGGTCTGGGGAACGGTACATGAAGGTCGCGTACTGCCAGTAGGATCGACGAAAACCAGTTCAGCGATTCCCCTACATTCCGAGACGAAAGTCGCTCAACTGCCAACAAGCCGGGGCCGCTGGTTCGAAGAAGAACCAGCTTCGATGAAACGATTCAATTGGAATGCACAGACGAGCGTACCTGCCCTTTGTCCTCCAGGTTGTTCCTGTTCCATTGGACATTTTCTGGGTATGCACGTTGCAACCCAAATAGTACAACGCAGTGGGGTACGATAG
- a CDS encoding heme-binding protein encodes MVTLDDARRVIAAAEAKAKKIGQPMNIAVADHGGNLIAHIRMDSAWMGSIDISIKKAWTARAFDLATKDLAANSQSGGQFFGIHGSNDGRVMIFAGGIPLKRDGKVVGAIGVSGGSGDQDHAVAEAGVAAF; translated from the coding sequence ATGGTTACGCTTGATGATGCAAGGCGTGTCATCGCCGCTGCAGAAGCCAAGGCTAAGAAGATCGGCCAACCTATGAACATCGCCGTTGCCGATCATGGAGGCAATCTCATTGCCCACATCCGTATGGATAGCGCCTGGATGGGTTCGATAGATATTTCCATCAAGAAAGCATGGACCGCCCGGGCCTTCGATCTGGCCACCAAAGACTTGGCAGCGAACAGCCAGTCGGGAGGGCAGTTTTTTGGTATCCACGGTTCCAACGATGGTCGTGTCATGATTTTCGCCGGCGGTATTCCCTTGAAAAGAGATGGCAAGGTCGTGGGTGCCATTGGCGTCAGCGGTGGTTCTGGCGATCAGGATCACGCTGTCGCAGAGGCTGGTGTTGCTGCTTTTTGA